TATGACTGATTCTCAAAACAAACTGTTACAGCAATTGAACGAGATGCAGGCGGTTCACATTATCGAAGCCAATACACGAAAAGTAATTGGAGTTCTCAGGAGACAATTAGTACGCTTAACGAGAAAATCGACGATTTTCGACAACGCATAGCAGAGTTAGAAGACATTGTCGATAAGTACGAACATCTTGATGGTGAACAACAATAGCAAGCATGGTATTCGGAGCGCTAACTCAGCACTCCGATCTTGAGCTAAATCTCTCACATCACTGTATTCATTATCAATCCACCGGCAGACGTTCGAAAATCCTCGCTTAAAAACGCTATCCAAGGCAAATACGTACTCAATCTCTTGCTCTCGGACAAGTACTGCATTCGCTTGGTGAACAAATGGTATTTGCTAGTCGTCGTAGTATTCGAACTTCCCACATACCGTCTCGAACATCTGCCTTTCCTTCGATAGGCTAGGAACGACCGTGACCGCCGAATCGTCGAGAGGTCATCAACAGACCTAGACCGATCAATTCACTGGGTGAGCAATCGGGGTCAACACTGTATCAAACAGTTACTACAGATATTATCTCAAAATAGACAATGCTGCGAGACCAGTTTTCTATTCTTGTCGGTTTAGCTTATTTAGTATGTCGTCTCGGGCTTCATCTGCCGAGTTGTACGTTTTCTCGTCGACTGAACTAAATACTTCTTCGATGGATTGTGTGCCATCGCCTGATTCGACCTCATACTCACCATATTCGGAAACCAACTCATCTTCTGCGAGTGGATAGTCTTGCTCTTCGAGGGGCTCCTCGAAGTCACCGAGTTCGCCACTTTCTGCTCGGTCTTCAACCGAAGGCCAATTATCACTCATACGACTGTGGTAGAATTACGAGCCGCAATAAGGTACTGGCTAATTGATCGGATAATTAGCAGTAGTGTACTAGATACGAGTAGACAGCGAGATGACTATTTATCGGGTTTAGTGTGGTCGCTCTAAACAACTTTACTTTCGTTCTACTCGGGTCAA
The window above is part of the Haladaptatus caseinilyticus genome. Proteins encoded here:
- a CDS encoding DUF5789 family protein is translated as MSDNWPSVEDRAESGELGDFEEPLEEQDYPLAEDELVSEYGEYEVESGDGTQSIEEVFSSVDEKTYNSADEARDDILNKLNRQE